In Desulfolucanica intricata, the genomic window TGTCCTGGTTTTAGGCGGTGTATTACCCTCCCTGCTCTTTGATATGATTAACAGTGGCGTTGTTCCTTTGATGACTGAAATTGGCGACGCTCTCCAGATAGGGGGGAATTTATAAATGAATATAAATTTATCATTAATTACAGTTGAAATTCTTACAGCCATACTTGGTCTTGGAATCCTAGTACTTGGTCTTGTGATCCCGAAACAGTCTCGTAATGGAATTGGATATATAACATGTATTTTCTTACTGGGAATTTTGGGTTCCAGCATAGCAACATGGGATAACGTCGGTACACTGTTTGGCAGTATGTATATAGTGGACCAGTTTTCGATGTTCTTTAAGCAGATATTTTTAATATCAGCCATATTAGTTGTACTGGGTTCAATGCGTTATGTTAACGAAATGGGAAGTCAGTCTGAATATTACAGTATGATTACCTTTGCAACATTAGGTATGATGGTAATGGCTTCAGCAGGTGACTTCATTACTTTTTACCTTGGCTTAGAGTTGATGACAATACCGTTTATAATTTTAGTCTGTTTCCGTAAACTGGAAACTAAATCGGTTGAGGCCGGCATTAAATATTTGCTATTGGCCGGAATGTCTTCCGCAGTATTGCTCTATGGTCTTAGTCTGATTTATGGCTTGACCGGTACTATTCATATCCTTGAAGTCGCTCAAGTGTTAAAACAAGGAGCAGTTTCACCATTATTACTAATGAGTGTAGTAATGATAATTGCCGGACTTGGTTTTAAAATCTCGGCGGTACCATTCCATATGTGGTCACCCGATATTTATGAAGGTGCTCCTACGCCGGTTACCTCGTTTTTAGCAGTAGGTTCTAAAGCAGCCTCTTTTGCAATTTTGCTGAGAGTTTTTGTTGCTGCTCTACCTGCTGTTTGGGCCAGCTGGGCACCGGTCATGGCTATACTGGCAGCTATAACAATTATTATTGGTAACTTAGTAGCCTTTCCGCAAACTAATATTAAAAGGATGTTGGCATACTCCAGTATTGGTCAGGCAGGTTATATTCTGGTTGGTTTAATTACAGCAACCGAAGCAGGTATCAAAGGCGTTATGTTTTATGCTCTACTATATGTATTTGCAACTGTCGGTGCTTTTACTGTAGTTAGTTCTGTATTTGATGACATTGGAAGTGAGGAAATTAAAGATTATGCCGGTTTGGCTCAACGGGCACCGCTGTTGGCAGCAGTACTGACCTTTTCGCTGTTATCAATGGCCGGTATTCCTCCTCTGGCCGGTTTTGTCGGTAAATTCTATTTATTCTCATCTATAGTAGATGATTATCTCTGGTTAACCTTTATCGGGTTGATTATGAGTATGGTCTCTGTATACTATTATTTACGTGTTGTTTTGGTAATGTACAGGGACAATCCTTTGGATAACAGACCGATTAAGGTATCCAGCTCTGTAGCGATTACTTTGATTATTACGATGGTTGCTACACTGGTAATAGGTGTTTACCCCGGACCGATATCTGAAATTTCCAATGCAGCAGCACATTCATTTTTTATGATGCCATAAAGTAAAAAACCCGTGCTCAGTTTGAGTACGGGTTTTTTAAATTTTAAACCATTTTGTCCGGTTTATTTTATAAAAATTTATAGTGAAAAAAATATTCTAAAGTATAAGGGACCTGCCCTTTTACTATATGGTAAAAACATTTAAAAATAAAATTTAAATATATTTCGCAAATATATATTGACAGCGAACAATAAAGAAATTATTATAAGATATATAGCAAAAACGAAATTTTTTTGCTGCTAAATTTCGCTGAGTATAATTATAAAAAAAAGCTAGTAAATTATAAAAGGAGGAATTAAAATGACTAACAAAAGTAAGAAGCTCATTGAAGTAAAATTAAAGAGAACTTCACTTCAGGCATTAACATGGGTTGGGCTGCCGCTGGTAGCTATAGGAGGATTATTTAAGCCAATAATTGGATTTTTACTACTGGGATGTATGATAGGTTCGGTTGGTATAGCAGCTTTTAGGGGGAGGGCCTGGTGTGACTGGATGTGCCCCAGAGGAAGCTTTTTTGACATTATTATTGCTCCCATAAGTAGAAGAAAAAGTATTCCATCTTTTTTTAGATATACAGGTGTTAGGATTTTTATGCTTATGTTAATATTAACAGTTATCGGAGTTCAGTTTTATTTGGGTTGGGGTGATCTTAATGCTATGGCTATGGCCTTTGTAAGAGTATTGATTACCACAACTATTATTGGAATTTTTTTAGGGATCATTATTCATCCAAGGGTTTGGTGTCATATATGTCCCATGGGAACACTGGGAAATTGGATTTCTAAAGGTAAAAAGCCTTTGTATATTGATAAAGGGTGTGCCGGCTGTGAGTTATGCGCAGCAGCTTGTCCGATGCAGCTGAATCCTTCGGAATATAAATTTGAAAAAGTTATGGGTGATAACGACTGTATTAAATGCGGAAGTTGTGTGGCAGCTTGTCCAAAGAGGGTATTAACATTTGAACAAAAAAAGGATGATCATGGTGGCACCCCTATAAGCGATTGTAAATCTGCTTAAAAAGTTTACCAATTAAGGGTCTTATTATTAGCCATTAAATAGGCAATCTTAAGACCCTTATTAAATTTGTTTTATTTTTTACTCTCACAAGAAAAAATAGAGATAAGTTAGCTTTTTTAAAGGAGGAAAGTTGCTTATGCTTACAGAAAATCGAAAATATGATTTAGCAATAATCGGTTGCGGCCCCGCGGGACTTTCAGCCGCTATAAACGCTAAAATTCGTCGGAAAAATTTAATAATTTGTGGTGGAGAATTTTGCAGCCCTAAATTGCATAGTTCGCCATTAGTTGATAACTATTTAGGCTTTCCTAAAATTAAGGGCGAAGAATTAAGACGGAATTTTTTAAACCACATAAAAGAAATGGATATAAAGATTTATCAGGATAGAGTAAGTGCAGTTTATCCTCAGGCTAAAGGCTT contains:
- a CDS encoding NADH-quinone oxidoreductase subunit N, which encodes MNINLSLITVEILTAILGLGILVLGLVIPKQSRNGIGYITCIFLLGILGSSIATWDNVGTLFGSMYIVDQFSMFFKQIFLISAILVVLGSMRYVNEMGSQSEYYSMITFATLGMMVMASAGDFITFYLGLELMTIPFIILVCFRKLETKSVEAGIKYLLLAGMSSAVLLYGLSLIYGLTGTIHILEVAQVLKQGAVSPLLLMSVVMIIAGLGFKISAVPFHMWSPDIYEGAPTPVTSFLAVGSKAASFAILLRVFVAALPAVWASWAPVMAILAAITIIIGNLVAFPQTNIKRMLAYSSIGQAGYILVGLITATEAGIKGVMFYALLYVFATVGAFTVVSSVFDDIGSEEIKDYAGLAQRAPLLAAVLTFSLLSMAGIPPLAGFVGKFYLFSSIVDDYLWLTFIGLIMSMVSVYYYLRVVLVMYRDNPLDNRPIKVSSSVAITLIITMVATLVIGVYPGPISEISNAAAHSFFMMP
- a CDS encoding 4Fe-4S binding protein, yielding MTNKSKKLIEVKLKRTSLQALTWVGLPLVAIGGLFKPIIGFLLLGCMIGSVGIAAFRGRAWCDWMCPRGSFFDIIIAPISRRKSIPSFFRYTGVRIFMLMLILTVIGVQFYLGWGDLNAMAMAFVRVLITTTIIGIFLGIIIHPRVWCHICPMGTLGNWISKGKKPLYIDKGCAGCELCAAACPMQLNPSEYKFEKVMGDNDCIKCGSCVAACPKRVLTFEQKKDDHGGTPISDCKSA